A stretch of DNA from Brevibacillus ruminantium:
ATCCTTCATGTTAACATGTTTTAGGAAAAAACTCGACGGAATCTGTCTCCATTTGTTAAGCTCCCGCGTCGGAAGGAAGCATGGTTAGCTGTCTAAAAAGGGCTTCACGGTGCAGGCCCGAAACGAAGCCGGAAAGAGAAAAAAGTGCGTAAAAAAAGCAGCACCCGCATAAAGCGAATGCTGCCTTCGTCCTTCGAATCTGGCTTTTAGTCTTACAGGTGTTTGCCGACTGTGCCCATGAGCGCTTCTTTTGGTTGGAAGCCGATCACTTTATCCACAGGTTGACCGTCTTTGAATACGATCAGGGTAGGGATGGACATGACGCCAAAACGTCCTGCAGATTCCGGATTGTCATCGACGTTTACTTTGACGATTTTGAGCTTGCTGCCCACTTCACTGTCGATTTGTTCCAGTACAGGTGCGATCATTTTGCAAGGGCCGCACCAAGGAGCCCAGAAGTCAACCAGGACAGTTCCGCCTTGCTCAACTTCCTGGGAAAAGGTCTGATCGGTTGCATTTACGATAGCCATGGAAAAAAACCTCCTTATATTCGTTACGGAAAAAGGTTCCACACGCCACTCAGTATACCATCCTCTGAAAAAATTGACTACGCTCGGCGACACTTTATGCCATGTCAACGTATATTGTGTCCGAATAGGCTGTTCCTATTTGCAGTTTTTTTGTTCCGATCTGCTTGTGACCTATTCGTGCTTTGTAAAGCCTATTCTTGATTTGGTGTTGTTCGGGGCAATATTTTATGTTTCTGCTTAGTACTTAGTTACGAATATAGGAACGTTTCTGCGGGGCTGCAGTGAGAAGAAGCATGTTCCCCTGCTCGGCTCCGTTCTCCGCCCTGCATAGGATGTTTCACTGTCCGCTCCACAGCGGCTGGCGGGGGTCCGCAAAAGCAGCACTGCTTCGCGGTCATCCCAAGGTTGCGCCCCTCTTTCCCGCCATCCGCTGCTCCGCTAAGCCGGGCTCCGCAAGTCGCTCCGCAGGGGAACATGCTTCTTCTTGATCCGTTTTGGTGTTTACAGGTTTAAAAGAAAAGATAAAAAAGTCAGTGATTCAGTGAATTTGAAGGTAACTGATTTTAAGATAAGCATCAGGGGAAACGTTTGTGATTGTTCATCACGAGGTTCCGTCTTATGTCGAATCCAGTTTTTACTTTCTTATTCACTTTTATCCCAAACCTTGGGATTATCAATCGTCAAATTCTCTCCGCGCGTTAGGAAATCATAACTATCCTTTGCACCAGTATACCAATCAACAATGACTAACTTACCGTTTACATTACGTACGAGAAATTCAGTGACTTCACCATAACTACCTACACTTTTAATAATTTCCACAGGTAATTTTAAATAGAGAAACCCTCCATCCTCATTATTAGTAAACTCCGCTTCCCAAGCGCCAATAACAATATCCTGCACCGAATTTTCAGTTACATTTTTATACACGTCATATTGGGATAGAATCTTCTTTAGCGTATACTGTTTCAGGTTATCGTTTTCGATAAACGCATCCAGTTCAATATTCGTGCCATTCCAGACAGCTTTATAATAGTCAGTCAATGCATTCACACACATCTCATAAGCTGTTTCAATATCAGACTCAGATAGTACACTTTCATTTTTGGCTAAATAATCGGGGGAATTTTGTCGTTCATTCTGTTCCGTGCTGGGCGAAATTTCTGTGTTTAACACACTATCTTTCCCGCTATCTTCCGTGACTACATGCGTGTTTTTCTCGTCAACATTAGTAGTATCCTTAACACAAGAAACTAAAAAGATGATTGAAATGATGGAAGTGATCAAAAGTAAGCTTCTCATTTATACCTCTATTTGTTATTCTGACTTTTCTGTAACCTTATAGAATAGACGTGTTTTCACATAAAAGGTTTCATACTAAATTTAACTATTCACCCGTTTGTTGATTCATCACCATAACCCGTGCTAGACATTGAAAAAACGCAGATGTTCCTCTATCGTGGGAGTTGTCGAGACAACCACTGAAAAGGAGGAAATCTGCGTTGTGCCTTGATTTTAGCACAGACTTTGTCAGACTTCCATCATTCCATCTCACTCATTGGGAAAAAACAACGGAAACGGATTGGATCGCTGTTCTGGAACCGAATTCTGCTTGTTATCTTTGTCCGATCTGTCTCCGAGCCAGTACCAACCATGCCCGTCCTGGACGGCGTATTCTTCGTCATCGTTTCGTTCCTTCTTGGGGGACCGTCTGGGTATCCGTTCCCGTGTATCGCCAGCGCTGTGCGAGTTGTGGGCTTACATGGACAGTGGAATGGAACGGTATCCCGCCTCGAGGATTGGTCACCTCTGCTTTTCAAGAGATGGCGGTGGATATGTGCCGCGGCCGGGATTTGCTCTCGGTTGCCAAGCAATTGAGTGTGGCCTACTCGACACTCGAACGCTGGTACTACCAACTGGCCCCCCAACGCCTTGCTCAACCAAAAGAACATGAAGCTCCTGAAGTGGTCTGTCTGGATGAGTTTGCGTTGCAAAAAGGACATAAGTACGGCGTGAACCTCATGGATGCTCAAACCGGTCATATCTGGCAAGTCACAGAAGGACGTTCACGTGAACAGGTACGAAACGCCCTGCAGCAATGGCCCTTTCGTAAGGCTCCCCATGTAGTTGTCACGGATTTGGCTCCAGGAATGGCTGAAACAGTACGCCAAGTCTGGAAGCATACCCTTGTGGTAGCAGATAAATTTCACGTGATCCAGCTTTTCTCGAAAGCGTTGGAAGCTACCCGAAAACGCACTCATGCTCGTGGAACACATCGTCGGGGCAGACATGAGCAACGCCTGCTCCATACGATCCCTGACAAGCTGAAGCCCGAAGAGCTTCAGGAACTGAAGAATTGGTTAGCAGAAGATCCACACCTCAAACGACTCTACTTTGCGCTTCAAGACATAAGAACCGTGTATGCCGTTCAAACCCAAGAGGCAGGCGAGGAAGCACTTCAGAAATGGATTGACGACCATCTCTATTCTCCGACTCCTGCGGTTCGTTCCATTGCCAAAACGATTGTCCAGTGGCGAGAGCCCATTCAGAATTATTTCTCCTTTCGGGTAACGAATGCCAAGATTGAAGGGACACACAACAAAGTGAAGGTGATCAAACGAAGAGCCTACGGCTACCGCAATCTAGAGAGATTCAAGATTCGCATTAGACTGGAGTGTAAACCGGCTACATAACTACGAAAAACTGCGATAGAGGGAGATCAAGCACGTTTTACGGTGAAGAGCTCGTTTGTTGAATATGGACTACACATTGCTGAACGCTTTGTCCATTTCAAACATCTCCCCCGAATGTTCGTTCTCGTATGAATTAAATCAAGAATTCGTACAAGCATCAAATATCAACATTTTATCTGTAACAGAGTATTTTTTTAAAAGCAGCGGACTCATGAAGAAGCATGTTTCCCTGCGGTGCGACTGTGGAGCCCTGACCCAGCGAAGGGGCGATTCGCGGGAAAAAGGAGCGCAACCTTGGGATGACCTCGAAGCATTGCTGCTTTTGCGTCTCCCCCGCGAATCGCCCTGGAGCGGACAGTAAACACTTCCCCGGGGGCGGAATACGGAGCTGAGCAGGGAAACATGCTTCTTCTCACCACAGCCCCGTTCCAGCGTAATTATTATCTGAAAAGTATGGATGAAAAAAACAGCCCTGCTTCCGCAAAAGCAAGGCTGCATTTCTATTCAAAGACATGTTTTTCAAAGACAAGTATCCTTCGTCACCAGATACAACAGAAGACGTACTCTACACCAAAACCTTTTTGAATTCAGCAGTCAGCAGTGGAACCACCTCAAACAGATCGCCCACGATGCCGTAATCCGCCACCTGGAAAATCGGTGCTTCCGGATCTTTGTTGATCGCGACGATTACTTTGGAGTTGGACATTCCGGCCAGATGCTGAATCGCTCCCGAGATTCCGCAGGCGATATACAGATCAGGTGTAACCACTTTACCGGTCTGCCCGATCTGCATGGAATAATCGCAGTAATCGGCATCGCACGCACCGCGGGAAGCGCCGACTGCAGCGCCCAGCACCTCAGCCAGCTCGTTGAGCGGCTGGAAGCCTTCAGCGCTTTTCACTCCGCGACCTCCCGCAATGATCACCTTCGCTTCGGAGAGGTCTACTTTGCCGCTGGTTTTGCGAACGACCTCGCGCACGATCGAGCGCAGGTCCTTGATCTCTGCTTCAAACGGCACGACAGTCGCCGTTTTGGCCGTATCTGCCGAACCTGCAGCGATGTTGTTCGGACGGATGGTGACCATGATTTTCCCATCTTGGAAACGGCGCTTCTGAAACGCTTTTCCTGCATAGATCGGGCGGACAAATACCGGGCCATCCTCCAGTCCGGTTACATCGGAGATGAGGCCAAGTCCGAGACGAGCCGCTACGCGCGGAGCCACGTCACGGCCAATAGCGGTATGACCCAGCACGACTGCATCCGGATTGACAAACTCAATCAGTTGCTTGATAGTCTGCGCATAGGCATCTGGCGTATATTGGGCAAGGTCAGCATGGTCAGCGACGTAAACGGTGCCAGCTCCGTGATGCCCCAGTGCTTCGGCATGTTTCCCTGTATCAGGTCCGAGCAGGGCAGCTACCACTTCGCCGCCTGCTGCCAGTGTCCCTGCTGCTGCGAGTGCTTCCAGAGAGACATTGCGCAATTGTCCGTCACGTACTTCAGCGATTACCAGTACTTTTTTCATCGTTCTTCTCTCCCTCTCGCTTAGATTACCTTCGCTTCATTTCGCAGCAATTGCACCAATTCGGAAACCTGTGCAGGTATCTCTCCGGAAAGGATGCGGCCTGCTTCTTTTTTCGGCGGCAGGGTCTGGTCGACCACTTCCGTCTTGGCAGCTACATCTGCGGCAGACAGCCCGAGATCATCTGCAGCATAACGATCCAGCGGCTTTTTCTTCGCTTTCATGATACCCGGCAAGGAAGGATAGCGCGGTTCGTTCAATCCCTGCTGCGCGGTAATCAGGACAGGCAGGCTGGTTTCCACAACCTCCATGTCTCCCTCCACGTCGCGCTCGACACGGACAGAAGTCCCGTTTACCTCCAGCTTTACTGCTGTTGATACGTGGTTGATTCCCAGCTCTTCAGCCAGACGAGGACCGCCTTGTCCTGCACCGGAATCGACAGCCATCTGTCCGCCCAGAATGATGTCGTAGCCCACCTTGTTTGCGACGGCGGCCAACACCTTGGCCGTTGTGAATTCATCGCCAAATAGCGACTCGTCATCCACCAGAACGGCTTTGTCAGCACCCATCGCAAGCGCGGTGCGCAGTTCCTTTTCAACGCGATCTGCGCCGATGGAGACTACGGTTACCTCACCGCCGTGCTCTTCCTTCAGCTTGATGGCTTCTTCAATCGCATATTCGTCATAGGGGTTGATGATAAATTCCACTCCGTCATCCTGAATCTTTCCATCCTGGATGACGATCTTTTCTTCTGTATCAAATGTTGACTTCATGACAACCAGAATATTCACAAGAATACCTCCTCATAGTGACGATTCAGCCATGGGTCCGTCTTAGCGGTCCGAGAATTGCGGCTTCCGTTTTTCCAAAAAAGCGGTAACCCCTTCTTTCATGTCTTCCGTGTCAAATGACTGACCGAACAGCTTCGCTTCTTCAAGAAGGCCAGCGGTTTGCCCTTCAGTTACGCCCGTATGGATCGCATTCAGGGCCAGACGCAAGGAAACGGCACCCTTTTCGGCGATCACGGCAGCCAGTTCTTTTGCCTTTTCCAGGAGCTGGTCGAGAGGATATACAGCCTCCGCGAGACCGATGCGCTGCGCTTCCTCTCCTCCGATCATCTCCGAGGTCAGGATCATTTTCGTAGCGCGTCCGCGTCCCACCAGCCGGGGCAGCCTCTGTGTGCCGCCATATCCAGGGATCAGCCCAAGATTCAGCTCAGGCAAACCCAGCTTCGCCTCGGGTGCAACCAACCGAATGTGGCAGGCCAATGCAAGCTCCAAGCCTCCGCCCAAGCAAGCTCCATTGATGGCCGCAATAATCGGCTTGGGAAAAGTCTCCAGACGGTCAAATGTCTGTTGCCCGCTGCGGGCCATCGCTTCGGCATCGGAAGGCTGCAGCTCTGTAAACTCCTTGATGTCAGCGCCCGCGATGAAAAAGCGCCCTTCTCCGGTGAGAACAATCGCTTTGACTACAGCGTCGCTCTCCAGTTCATCCAAAAGTGCGTTCAGTTCCTTTAAGGTCTCCTGGCTCAAAGCGTTGGCCGGAGGTCGGTTCACGCTCACCACCGCGACCCGGTCTTCCCTATGAATAGTCCAATGAGAATACATGCTTCTCCCCCTCTACCTTTTCCCAACGGAAGGGTTACTCATTTTTCTGAGCGAACGCTCAGTCTTGCTCTTCCCATTGTAACAAACGGACTCTTTCAAAAAAAGCGTTTTCTTTTCTCATTTGCCCTTCATACCAAATTGGAAGAGGTTATGAATGGGATCAACATGAGAGAGCAGGTCGTATTTGCACTCTTTCATGACCCAGGACGTCGTCACTTCATCCAGCGTGCCAAAAATCATTTTTCGCGCCAAGCGTACATCGATATCGGGACGAAATACGCCCTTTTCGATACCTTCCTTGACCAATTCCTCAATCAGGTTGAAGTACTGTTTCATGACCGTACCGATGCCTTCACTGATTTCAGGATTGGATTGACGCAATTCAATCTGCGTCACCTTGGCCAGCTCGGGATCGCGAGACAATTGGCCCAGATGAGTGTGAACAAGGATGTACAATTTTTGTTCGATGGATTCTGCCTGTTCCAGGCGTCCTCGGCCTTCCTCAATAAAAGCACCCATCTTCTCGTTGAAAAGCGAGATGAGGATGTCGTCCTTGTTCTCAAAGTAGAGGTAGATGGTGCCGTCCGCTACCTTCGCCTCTTTTGCAATTCTGGATACCTGGGCGCTGTGATAGCCCTGTCGAGCGATGACGCGAACTGCCGCATCAATAATGGCTTGATACTTTTCCCCCGTTTTTTTCGCCATGATTCCCTCCACGTTGATCTGCAAGTCTTGAAAACTGAAATGAATGACTATTCATTCATATTCAGTGTAAGACAGTTCCTCTGTCCTGTCAATCCCTGCCGTTTCACTTTGCAGCAAGCGTAAAGGGGGACCTTTCCCCGCAAAAAAGAGGCCCTGGAAATAGATGGGCCTCGTCGCTGTTTCAGCTCGTTTTCTCTTGTTCTTCCCTATGATGCCGCGCCTTTTCCTCCTCTTGGAGCTGGCGGCGGAGCACTTTGCCCACCATGGTTTTGGGAAGTTCTTCACGCACTTCGTAAAACCTCGGAATTTTATAGGCGGCCAGCCGTTTCCGGCAATGCTCGTCGAGTTCGCTGTCACCGATCTGCTGTCCCGGCTTGAAGACGACATACGCCTTTACCGTTTCCCCCCGGTAAGGATCGGGAACGCCGATCACCGCCGCTTCCTGTATGGCCGGATGCTCGAACAGCACTTCCTCTACTTCGCGGGGATAGATATTAAAACCGCCGGCAATAATCATATCTTTCTTCCGGTCCACAATGTAGAAATATCCCTGCTCATCCATATACGCCATATCACCTGTGAGCAGCCAGCCGTCCTGGAGAACCGCCGCCGTCTCTTCCGGCCGGTTCCAGTAGCCGCGCATCACCTGCGGACCTTTGACAGCCAGTTCGCCAATCTCGCCTTGCGGAAGCGCTTCACCCGTGGCGGGATCGACTACCCGGCAATCCGTATCGGGCCAGGGCAGGCCAATGCTGCCGTTTACCCGTTTGCCCCAGACCGGATTGGAATGGGTGACAGGGGATGCCTCGGTCAACCCGTAGCCTTCCACCAGCTTTCCTCCCGTCAGCTCTTCAAACCGGTTCTGTACCTCAACCGGCAACGGCGCAGAACCGCTGACACATGCTTCTATCGACTTCAAATCGTACCTCCCCAGATCGGGATGATTGATCAAGCCGATATACATCGTCGGCGCGCCGGGAAACAACGTCGGTTTGGTTTTGTCTATCAGGCTCAGAATCTCTTTCACATTGAATTTGGGAACCAAAACCAATTCGGCTGCAATCGATATCCCCTGATTCATGACCGTCGTCATGCCGTATACGTGAAACAGCGGAAGCACTCCCAAAATCCGTTCCTTGCCCCGCTCGCATTTGTACAGCACGGCACGGCACTGGATTGCATTGGCGATCAGGTTTTTGTGGGTGAGCATGACGCCCTTGGCCACTCCGGTCGTGCCTCCGGTATACTGCAGCAGAGCCAGATCATTTTCCGGGTCTACATCAGGGACCACAGGCTTGGCAGCGCTTTCTTTTAAAACGGAAAGAAAGGCCTCCACTTCGCCTCCATAGACGACTTGCGGATTTTGGCCTTGTCTTCTTTGGACGAAGGGATAGATCCAGCTTTTGAGCAACGGGAGAAAATCACCAATACTCGTAATAATCAGACGTTTTAACGGAGTAGAATGCTTGACACTTGTGACGCGCTTGTACAACAGGTCCAAAGCAATGATCGTTTCAGCACCGGAATCATGCAACTGGTGAATCAGCTCCCGCTCCGTATAAAGCGGGTTGGTCATGACGACAGTAGCCCCGGCGAACAGAGCGCCGTAATAGGAAATGACTGCCTGGGGGCAATTGGGCAGCATGATCGCGACCCGGTCTCCTTTTTTCACACCCCGTTTGATCAGGGCGTTGGCAAACTGGTACGACATGGTCAGTAGCTCACGGTAGGTCAATCGTTTTCCCATAAAATAAAGCGCATGGCGCTCGGGAAACTCTGCCGCCGCTTCTTCCAGAAAATGAGTCAAAGGAACACGGGGGTATTCCAGTGACGGTGCGGTTTCGGGCGGGTAACTGGCAATCCAAGGCTTGGCAAT
This window harbors:
- a CDS encoding AMP-binding protein; this encodes MSIAKPWIASYPPETAPSLEYPRVPLTHFLEEAAAEFPERHALYFMGKRLTYRELLTMSYQFANALIKRGVKKGDRVAIMLPNCPQAVISYYGALFAGATVVMTNPLYTERELIHQLHDSGAETIIALDLLYKRVTSVKHSTPLKRLIITSIGDFLPLLKSWIYPFVQRRQGQNPQVVYGGEVEAFLSVLKESAAKPVVPDVDPENDLALLQYTGGTTGVAKGVMLTHKNLIANAIQCRAVLYKCERGKERILGVLPLFHVYGMTTVMNQGISIAAELVLVPKFNVKEILSLIDKTKPTLFPGAPTMYIGLINHPDLGRYDLKSIEACVSGSAPLPVEVQNRFEELTGGKLVEGYGLTEASPVTHSNPVWGKRVNGSIGLPWPDTDCRVVDPATGEALPQGEIGELAVKGPQVMRGYWNRPEETAAVLQDGWLLTGDMAYMDEQGYFYIVDRKKDMIIAGGFNIYPREVEEVLFEHPAIQEAAVIGVPDPYRGETVKAYVVFKPGQQIGDSELDEHCRKRLAAYKIPRFYEVREELPKTMVGKVLRRQLQEEEKARHHREEQEKTS
- a CDS encoding electron transfer flavoprotein subunit alpha/FixB family protein; its protein translation is MKKVLVIAEVRDGQLRNVSLEALAAAGTLAAGGEVVAALLGPDTGKHAEALGHHGAGTVYVADHADLAQYTPDAYAQTIKQLIEFVNPDAVVLGHTAIGRDVAPRVAARLGLGLISDVTGLEDGPVFVRPIYAGKAFQKRRFQDGKIMVTIRPNNIAAGSADTAKTATVVPFEAEIKDLRSIVREVVRKTSGKVDLSEAKVIIAGGRGVKSAEGFQPLNELAEVLGAAVGASRGACDADYCDYSMQIGQTGKVVTPDLYIACGISGAIQHLAGMSNSKVIVAINKDPEAPIFQVADYGIVGDLFEVVPLLTAEFKKVLV
- the trxA gene encoding thioredoxin — encoded protein: MAIVNATDQTFSQEVEQGGTVLVDFWAPWCGPCKMIAPVLEQIDSEVGSKLKIVKVNVDDNPESAGRFGVMSIPTLIVFKDGQPVDKVIGFQPKEALMGTVGKHL
- a CDS encoding electron transfer flavoprotein subunit beta/FixA family protein → MNILVVMKSTFDTEEKIVIQDGKIQDDGVEFIINPYDEYAIEEAIKLKEEHGGEVTVVSIGADRVEKELRTALAMGADKAVLVDDESLFGDEFTTAKVLAAVANKVGYDIILGGQMAVDSGAGQGGPRLAEELGINHVSTAVKLEVNGTSVRVERDVEGDMEVVETSLPVLITAQQGLNEPRYPSLPGIMKAKKKPLDRYAADDLGLSAADVAAKTEVVDQTLPPKKEAGRILSGEIPAQVSELVQLLRNEAKVI
- a CDS encoding enoyl-CoA hydratase, producing MYSHWTIHREDRVAVVSVNRPPANALSQETLKELNALLDELESDAVVKAIVLTGEGRFFIAGADIKEFTELQPSDAEAMARSGQQTFDRLETFPKPIIAAINGACLGGGLELALACHIRLVAPEAKLGLPELNLGLIPGYGGTQRLPRLVGRGRATKMILTSEMIGGEEAQRIGLAEAVYPLDQLLEKAKELAAVIAEKGAVSLRLALNAIHTGVTEGQTAGLLEEAKLFGQSFDTEDMKEGVTAFLEKRKPQFSDR
- a CDS encoding ISL3 family transposase, producing the protein MCLDFSTDFVRLPSFHLTHWEKTTETDWIAVLEPNSACYLCPICLRASTNHARPGRRILRHRFVPSWGTVWVSVPVYRQRCASCGLTWTVEWNGIPPRGLVTSAFQEMAVDMCRGRDLLSVAKQLSVAYSTLERWYYQLAPQRLAQPKEHEAPEVVCLDEFALQKGHKYGVNLMDAQTGHIWQVTEGRSREQVRNALQQWPFRKAPHVVVTDLAPGMAETVRQVWKHTLVVADKFHVIQLFSKALEATRKRTHARGTHRRGRHEQRLLHTIPDKLKPEELQELKNWLAEDPHLKRLYFALQDIRTVYAVQTQEAGEEALQKWIDDHLYSPTPAVRSIAKTIVQWREPIQNYFSFRVTNAKIEGTHNKVKVIKRRAYGYRNLERFKIRIRLECKPAT
- a CDS encoding TetR/AcrR family transcriptional regulator, with protein sequence MAKKTGEKYQAIIDAAVRVIARQGYHSAQVSRIAKEAKVADGTIYLYFENKDDILISLFNEKMGAFIEEGRGRLEQAESIEQKLYILVHTHLGQLSRDPELAKVTQIELRQSNPEISEGIGTVMKQYFNLIEELVKEGIEKGVFRPDIDVRLARKMIFGTLDEVTTSWVMKECKYDLLSHVDPIHNLFQFGMKGK